The region ATTGATGTGATTGGTCCAGAAGGAGGGTGGCTGTACAGTCATATTCTTCTGAAAGCATGGCTCAATGAATGAACACTCTACATTTCAGGTAGCCAGCCAACACAACATTGAGGTAAATGCTACTATGCCCAGGGATAAGCCAAGTACTTTCCACACACAGATGTTTCTCAAAGCTTTAACTGAGTGTCAGACTACTGTTCTGATATGGATTTGTACTCTGTTCTTTTCCAGTTCTCCTCCACAGCTGACTGAAACTGACAGTTGAACATTGGCTGGTTGACTGAGGTATTCTCCATCCATCTTCCACTAATCCATTGTTTTCCTTGCAGATCACGTttacagatacacagacagagaaacTGCCAAGGTAACTGTGTCTCAGATAGATGGCTGACAAGCAGATCAGGTAAGTGCGGATAAGGATTTTGATGGAAACAGATGAATCTGAGAAGATTTTATCACATTTTTTAATTGATGTTCCAGTTTGAGTCTTGAACTAATTCCTCCAACATTTTCCAGCTCTCTCATTCTTGTTTTTAACTTTTGTTATTGATTGGTCATTGGCACCTTTTTGATCCCTTCtcacccttctctctttctctccctctcagtttACCTGCCAAATTGATCAACGGGGGAATTGCTGGACTGATTGGTGTGACATGTGTATTTCCTATTGACCTAGCCAAGACCCGTCTCCAGAACCAGCAAAATGGTTCCCGTCTCTACACCAGCATGTATGTACAATGTTGTTCAACACACACATTTAACCATTCTCATTTAGAAATGATAAAACAAACTTGCAGTTTGCTTGTAGTATCTGCTTacctctggttgattctctgagGTCTTTGCACAGTAATCCTTTGTGTTCACAACACAGGTCAGATTGCCTTATCAAGACCATCCAATCAGAGGGGTACTTTGGCATGTACAGAGGTAGgacaaaattgtgtgtgtgtgcgtgcgtgcgtgcatgcgtgtgtgcacaCAGGTTTGAGCATGTTCTTTGTTTATGACTCTGTGTATCTCTATTTCTTTTTTTCCATTAGGTGCTGCTGTGAACCTGACTCTGGTCACTCCAGAGAAGGCCATCAAACTAGCTGCCAATGACTTCTTTAGACAGCACCTGTCCAAGGATGGGTGAGTAGTGCTCAGAGGCGTCTTTCAAACACCTACCTGTCAAATACAATCATACACCAGTCGTAACTGACTGGTACACTAACCTCTTGCCCACTCTGATCTCTTTGAATAGATGTACTTGAAAGATGTATTATATACTATATCAGCTTTAACCAACTTCTTGTTTGGATTTTATATGCATATCACAAATAGGATTGTAATATTATCTCACTATGTGCTGGGATCTAGTGGTAATAAGTTAGAGGTATAAATATTTTGTAAACACACAGCATGGTTGATAGGACCAATCCCACAGGCCCCTGCAGCATTATCCGCATGACATACCTTGGCTATCTTTAGCATCCCTCAACATTTCCATGGGGACCAACAACATGGCTGATAAATTATTGAGTGACCTGCGCTAGTGAACTGGTGAATTATTAACATGTTTCTAAGactgtgtgagtgcgtgtgtgtgtgtgtctgtgcttgttTATGCATGTTTCTTTATGTGTATCACTAATGGTATGTGCATTGTTTTATGTGTGTTTATGGTCATGGCCTATGTGTATAGAAACAGAGAGTTTTATGTTGTATGCCTTTTGTTTAATGTAGGGAAATCACTTGAGATAACACCAGAACATCCAGGGAAATGAGCAAAGTCATTGAACCAAAATAATTATgacatttgttctctctctcagtcagaaGGTTAGCCTGCTGAGGGAGATACTGGCGGGTTGTGGTGCTGGTACATGTCAGGTAAGATCGGTTTAGTAGCTTTCTACTACCATCTTGTGGCTCAACAGTAATTATGCACTATAGTTGTGTGTCTGCCTGGGTATTTGAACTCTTCTGAAACACAGTCacactgtctctccatctctctgtctctccatctctttgtctctccatctctttgtctctccatctctctgtctatccatctctctgtctctccctctctctgtctctccatctctctgtctctccatctctttgtctctccatctctctgtctctccatctctctgtgtctccatctctttgtctctccatctctctctctccatctctgtctctccatctctctgtctctccatctctctgtgtcgccatctctctgtctccatctctctgtgtctccatctctttgtctctccatctctttgtctctccatctctctgtctatccatctctctctctccatcgctctgtctctccatctctctgtctctccatctctctgtgtcgccatctctctgtctctccatctctctgtctctccatctctctgtctctccatctctctgtctctccatctctctgtgtctccatctctttctctctccatctctccatttcttGGTGCAGGTCATCATCACCACTCCCATGGAGATGCTAAAGATTCAGTTACAGGATGCAGGGC is a window of Oncorhynchus kisutch isolate 150728-3 linkage group LG3, Okis_V2, whole genome shotgun sequence DNA encoding:
- the LOC116361021 gene encoding mitochondrial glutamate carrier 1-like encodes the protein MADKQISLPAKLINGGIAGLIGVTCVFPIDLAKTRLQNQQNGSRLYTSMSDCLIKTIQSEGYFGMYRGAAVNLTLVTPEKAIKLAANDFFRQHLSKDGQKVSLLREILAGCGAGTCQVIITTPMEMLKIQLQDAGRIEDQRKLMSQAAVGDPGGPVELRSHTAMQLTRETAIHPV